From a single Nostoc edaphicum CCNP1411 genomic region:
- a CDS encoding DUF1350 family protein, translated as MVNTNLKLRFKPVSYSWVALHPQPKGVIQFIAGAFFGTFVPMLFYRYLLQCLFEQGYTIILLPFNFTFNHYVEAGFLMREQYEILPELVKMASVAGYDYEAYLDDKNFSWIGHSLGCKYISLLEGFTALPPNPQDREQFIRNLLSYTSDESQLKSVVADINILFEELTRKTAEVKKLIYSYVHKDINFNSVFIKGQVSILLAPAIADTGSAIRPQFLADIIDNLGWGVKPTVEETQNLIKDSGLFNIMGLVCFKSDNIAKSTCEWFTNILQKPPQDFREKFAGGHLRPLGIQLGNYVINLFNKPLIESVQERNRGFEHSVIQLLEKLK; from the coding sequence ATGGTAAATACAAATTTGAAACTGAGATTTAAACCTGTTTCTTACAGTTGGGTTGCTCTACATCCACAACCTAAAGGAGTAATTCAATTTATTGCAGGGGCTTTCTTTGGTACTTTTGTCCCCATGCTTTTCTATCGCTATCTGCTTCAATGTTTATTCGAGCAGGGATATACAATTATCCTTCTGCCTTTTAATTTTACTTTTAATCATTATGTAGAAGCTGGTTTTCTCATGAGAGAGCAGTATGAAATTCTGCCAGAGCTTGTGAAAATGGCAAGTGTTGCAGGATATGATTATGAAGCCTATCTAGATGATAAGAACTTTTCTTGGATTGGACATAGCCTTGGTTGTAAATATATCTCTTTGTTAGAAGGATTTACTGCTCTACCGCCAAATCCTCAAGATAGAGAACAGTTTATTCGTAATCTGCTGTCTTATACTTCCGATGAGTCACAGTTAAAAAGTGTCGTTGCAGACATTAACATTCTCTTTGAGGAACTAACGCGAAAAACTGCTGAAGTTAAAAAATTAATTTATAGCTATGTGCATAAGGATATCAACTTTAACAGTGTCTTTATTAAAGGGCAGGTTTCTATCCTATTAGCACCTGCTATTGCTGACACAGGGAGTGCAATTCGTCCTCAATTTTTAGCTGATATCATCGATAATCTTGGTTGGGGTGTGAAACCAACTGTTGAAGAAACCCAGAACTTAATCAAGGATAGTGGGCTATTTAATATCATGGGTTTAGTCTGTTTCAAATCAGACAATATTGCTAAATCGACCTGTGAATGGTTTACTAATATTCTGCAAAAGCCGCCTCAAGATTTTCGGGAAAAATTTGCAGGTGGACATTTAAGACCTCTAGGTATTCAATTAGGTAACTATGTCATTAATCTTTTTAATAAACCGTTGATTGAATCAGTTCAAGAGCGAAATAGAGGATTTGAGCATAGTGTTATTCAGTTGCTTGAGAAACTGAAATAA